From a region of the Podospora pseudopauciseta strain CBS 411.78 chromosome 7 map unlocalized CBS411.78m_7, whole genome shotgun sequence genome:
- the TOM22 gene encoding mitochondrial import receptor protein (COG:U; EggNog:ENOG503P3YP) — MVQLTEVEDEHFQHAQVGPDEDEEDFTDTDSEISTDSHYDPTAETLAERLAALKDIIPPTTRSWVHAKYEATTSTIKSVVTFAGRSAWALSVSAILVGVPWALAYGEDQQFAAMEAEQRMRELGGEIMTAPGQEGGNKDPMLGDVAAAVGGGAGGVQQVKAAL, encoded by the exons ATGGTCCAACTCACAGAAGTAGAGGACGAGCACTTCCAGCACGCCCAGGTCGGGCctgatgaggacgaggaggattTCACTGATACTG aCTCCGAAATCTCAACCGACTCCCACTACGACCCCACAGCCGAGACCCTCGCCGAGCGTCTCGCCGCCCTGAAAGACATCATCCCCCCGACCACCCGCTCCTGGGTGCACGCCAAATACGAGGCTACCACCTCGACCATCAAATCTGTCGTGACCTTTGCGGGGAGGTCTGCCTGGGCGCTGAGCGTGAGCGCGATACTGGTCGGTGTCCCCTGGGCTCTGGCGTACGGCGAGGACCAGCAGTTTGCGGCTATGGAGGCGGagcagaggatgagggagcTGGGCGGGGAGATTATGACTGCTCCTGGGCAGGAGGGTGGGAATAAGGATCCTATGCTGGGGGATGTTGCGGCTgcggttgggggtggtgctggggggGTGCAGCAGGTTAAGGCTGCTCTTTGa
- the CNH1 gene encoding Na+/H+ antiporter (EggNog:ENOG503NU9A; COG:P): MVWDHLSVTGPHLIYLILGGFTTIFMLCSSVIKERMYIGEATVATLCGIIFGPHVANVINPTKDWDSVDIITIEFSRIVLVVQCFAVGVELPKFYMEKHWKSVTLLLIPVMLFGWLITSVFIMWLVPPLNWIESLVVAACVTATDPVLASSVVGKGKFAKRVPKHLRDLLSAESGCNDGMAFPFVYLALYLIHDKLNAKVALKHWFLYTVLYECIFGAIYGFIIGYMARHGIKYAEKHDLIDRESFLVFYFVLALFAAGSGSILGLDDLLVGFAAGVGFSNDGWFTQKTEDSHVSNVIDLLINLTYFIYFGTIIPWEDFNDHAIGLYAWRLVVLAVFVILFRRIPIMMALKPIIPDLKTWREALFAGHFGPIGVGAVFVAMLARAELESESPVPLTKLPDPGSPHYDLIRVVWPIVAFLVVASIIVHGSSIAVFTLGKHINTLSITMSYTQANEDGPTWMSRLPRITSTSRSQARTMSDTDGEELKMPDYPPGTLPPIGYPNNFLRRVREDENNEKQSGSRQNSRPSSRSAKRRKKMWDDGIGPGGPISQSAIFPQRRTPSEGQTPLPPVAQSPAQPHDAQQDSMQITPVDERAARSPTPHERHHQASGDSTRAGSPNMGTPGDEHRNPIEVYNEGDNIIIENADGDVLAVHPSQSGNNVAEHAKDLKSKLESEAGPSGWSYNALKHRVANWREEELAKRKEKEKTARKGEPARAFQYGTTIIVENEDGEVVKKYDLSTPKSQGDQGKAGPSGEGIQGHSQRPNLSRWASAAFGRSQAGEASAKKKTPEEEEDEKDDKHIRFTVGGVGRRMTKEDFLVEMQKLDKNTRRDVVDKSSASQELKTVAKRDTQPQIKVSAPGQPGASRKNSASPAAGASSKPQATSPGPERSSGSSGGSRPSSKEASETEVEKKRRLEALRGVPSGSRAGEEVAETAAERRRREAALGMSREPEESDSEDDDTPRVPPPKPRIRFAEGTVNR, encoded by the exons ATGGTCTGGGATCACCTCTCGGTCACAGGTCCACACCTGATTTACCTCATTCTGGGAGGCTTCACCACCATTTTCATGCTATGCTCCTCCGTCATCAAGGAGCGCATGTACATTGGCGAGGCCACAGTTGCTACGCTATGCGGCATCATCTTTGGGCCTCACGTCGCCAATGTCATAAATCCTACGAAAGACTGGGATAGCGTCGatatcatcaccatcgagtTTTCTCGAATCGTTCTGGTAGTGCAATGTTTCGCTGTGGGCGTCGAGTTGCCCAAGTTCTACATGGAAAAACACTGGAAATCCGTCACCCTACTGCTTATCCCAGTCATGCTCTTCGGCTGGCTCATCACGAGTGTGTTTATCATGTGGTTGGTTCCACCATTGAATTGGATCGAAAGCCTGGTGGTGGCCGCCTGTGTCACGGCTACTGATCCAGTTCTAGCCTCGTCTGTTGTCGGCAAGGGCAAGTTCGCCAAGAGGGTGCCGAAGCATTTGAGAGATCTCCTCTCGGCAGAGTCTGGCTGCAACGACGGCATGGCTTTCCCATTTGTCTACCTGGCATTATACCTGATTCACGACAAGCTGAACGCCAAGGTGGCTCTCAAGCACTGGTTCTTGTACACCGTCTTGTATGAGTGCATCTTTGGTGCGATTTACGGTTTCATCATCGGATATATGGCCCGTCACGGCATCAAGTACGCAGAAAAGCACGATCTGATCGACAGGGAGAGCTTCTTGGTATTTTACTTCGTTTTGGCGCTGTTCGCTGCTGGCTCTGGCAGTATCCTGGGTCTCGACGATTTGCTGGTTGGCTTTGCAGCAGGTGTGGGCTTCTCAAACGATGGTTGGTTTACGCAAAAGACCGAAGACTCTCACGTCTCCAACGTTATCGATTTGCTGATCAACTTGACCTACTTCATCTACTTCGGAACCATCATTCCCTGGGAAGATTTCAATGATCACGCCATTGGACTCTACGCCTGGAGGCTGGTAGTGCTCGCCGTATTCGTCATTCTGTTCCGACGAATCCCTATCATGATGGCTCTCAAACCTATCATTCCCGACCTCAAAACGTGGCGTGAAGCGCTTTTTGCAGGCCACTTTGGCCCCATTGGTGTGGGTGCTGTTTTTGTGGCCATGCTGGCTCGGGCAGAGCTTGAATCGGAAAGTCCAGTCCCGTTAACCAAGCTTCCCGATCCTGGATCGCCTCATTACGATTTGATCAGAGTTGTCTGGCCCATTGTTGCATTCCTTGTTGTTGCCTCCATCATTGTGCACGGCTCTTCGATTGCCGTGTTTACTCTGGGCAAGCATATCAACACGCTGAGCATCACCATGTCTTACACACAGGCCAACGAGGATGGGCCTACCTGGATGTCGCGGTTACCTCGCATCACATCAACGTCACGCTCTCAAGCCAGAACTATGTCTGATACAGATGGCGAAGAGCTCAAGATGCCGGATTATCCTCCAGGAACGTTGCCACCTATCGGCTATCCAAATAACTTCTTGCGTCGTGTACGGGAAGACGAAAACAACGAGAAGCAGAGCGGCAGTCGTCAGAACAGTAGACCGTCGTCCAGGTCTGCGAAACGGAGGAAAAAGATGTGGGATGATGGAATTGGCCCAGGAGGACCTATCAGTCAATCAGCCATCTTCCCTCAACGCCGCACCCCGAGTGAAGGACAAACACCCCTCCCGCCCGTAGCCCAAAGCCCTGCCCAACCTCATGACGCACAACAGGACTCTATGCAGATCACGCCCGTGGACGAGCGTGCGGCGAGATCCCCCACCCCGCATGAACGACATCATCAGGCTTCTGGCGACTCTACCCGTGCTGGCTCGCCTAACATGGGCACTCCCGGAGACGAGCACCGCAATCCTATCGAAGTGTACAACGAAGGTGACAATATCATCATTGAGAACGCCGACGGCGACGTCCTGGCGGTGCATCCATCGCAGAGCGGTAACAACGTTGCGGAACATGCGAAGGACCTGAAGTCAAAGTTGGAATCCGAGGCCGGACCTTCGGGATGGAGCTACAATGCCCTGAAGCACCGGGTGGCCAACTGGCGAGAGGAAGAACTCGCCAAgagaaaggagaaggaaaaaacaGCTCGGAAGGGCGAGCCGGCCCGTGCTTTCCAATATGGTACAACT ATTATTGTTGAAAACGAAGACGGCGAGGTCGTCAAGAAGTACGACCTATCCACGCCAAAGTCTCAAGGCGATCAAGGCAAGGCAGGCCCTTCGGGAGAAGGAATACAGGGTCACTCACAGAGGCCCAATCTCAGCAGGTGGGCTAGTGCTGCGTTTGGACGATCGCAGGCTGGCGAGGCATctgcgaagaagaagactccggaagaagaggaagatgaaaAGGACGACAAGCATATCCGGTTCACTGTTGGTGGAGTCGGTCGCCGCATGACGAAGGAGGATTTCCTCGTGGAGATGCAGAAGCTGGACAAGAACACACGCCGCGATGTTGTTGACAAGTCGTCGGCGTCGCAGGAACTCAAGACAGTTGCTAAGCGCGATACCCAGCCACAGATCAAGGTCTCGGCTCCGGGTCAGCCAGGGGCGAGCAGGAAGAACTCGGCGTCTCCTGCGGCCGGGGCCAGCTCAAAGCCGCAGGCGACTTCCCCTGGGCCAGAGCGGTCGAGCGGATCTAGCGGTGGATCAAGACCATCGAGCAAGGAAGCTTCCGAGACGGAGGtggaaaagaagaggagatTGGAAGCTTTGCGTGGTGTTCCTAGCGGCAGTCGggcgggtgaggaggtggctgAGACGGCAGCGGAGCGGAGGAGACGAGAGGCGGCTCTGGGAATGTCTCGTGAACCGGAGGAAAGCgacagcgaggatgatgataccCCTAGAGTGCCTCCACCGAAGCCTCGCATCCGGTTCGCAGAAGGGACTGTGAACCGGTAG